In the genome of Jaculus jaculus isolate mJacJac1 chromosome 11, mJacJac1.mat.Y.cur, whole genome shotgun sequence, the window acaagatggcgcaagtgtctggagtttgattgccatggctggaggccctagcgtgccaataTTCATTCaacctctctcataaaaaaaagaacaagggctggagagatggcttagcggttaagcgcttgcctgtgaagcctaaggaccccggttcgaggctcggttccccaggtcccacgttagccagatgcacaagggggcgcatgcgtctggagttcgtttgcagaggctggaggccctggcacacccattctctctccctctatctgtctttctctctgtgtctgtcgctctcaaataaataaataaataatttaaaaaaaaaagataggatttaaaaaaaaaaaaaaaaaagaacaaaattaaaattttggtcTAAGACCAGACCAACCTGAATGTGCTCAATTTTGTCTGATTTTGTAAGCTAAGCCAGGTAGGAACCTGTTTAATACCTGGATAGGAGAAACTAAAAATTGTAGAATATACATATTGTGCATAATTTGAGATTTGAAGGAGTTACTCAAGAGTAACAAACAAGATAGATTCAGAAACCTTTTAAGATGAAAATGTGAATGTGTAGATAGGCTGAAAAAACACTAAGCAGGGTGAAAGAGATGGCTTGGtcattaagacgcttgcctgtgaagcttaagaacccatgttcgagtctccagtacccacataagccagatgcacaaggtggcatgtgtctggagttcgtttgcagtggctgaaggccctggggtgcccattctctctatctgcctctccctttctcaaagaaacaagtaaattattttaaaaacactaagTACGCATGTCAGTGATTTCTAAGTACATTCTCACATGAAAAGAGTATTGCATGTTTTTTTCTGGGCATGAAAGGATTTCAGCAACGGAAGTTATACAGAAGATGACTTTGGCTTAATACTACGAATAGGCAAAAGTTTCTAGACTGAACTATAGGTCATTCTTCTTGTAAGTGGTGACCATCACCAAAGGATGGACTAGTTGGTAACAAGATCCAGTATTTACCAGAGTGTACCAGAGTGATGTCATGCTATCATCCATAAATTTACACTCCAAAAGGCAAGATAACTGGGATTCTCTTAAAAAATAGTTATAGTGCGCAGGTGGAGGGTGGGGggcactggaaagatggttcactgggtaaagcgcttgctgcacaagtgtgagcaGCTGAGTTGGGATCCCAGCACGGGTATAAATGTCaggtgggtatggtggcccacctgtaatccaagaACTCAAGAGGCCAAGACTAGATCCCTGGGACAAGCTGAAATCAGCTTgctctaggttcaagtgagagagacTGATAAATAAGACTGAGAGTGATCTAAGAAGATGCCCActatcagcctctggcctccacatgcataagcACAGATGTGCACCTACCCTTGTGTGAAATTTCTCTGAGGAGGCATAAACAAATGTCTACTTACCTCAGATAGGATCCAAACAATAGACAAATTATTTTACAAAAGTATGGCTTGGGGAACCAAAGTTGAAGTACAGGAGGGTGAGGTGTTACAGGAACAAAGGAGGCTACCCCACAAAAGAACAAGTCTTCCTTCTCTCACCAATGGTTAACCAATTATATATGTGCAGGGAGGGGTGGGGCCTTGGAAGGCCCTCCCCTAGCAACCTTTACCTGTTTATAAGTCCTTGAAGAGAGGCGGGGCCTTGTAAGCCCCACTTAGCTAGTAATTATTAACTAGTTGTAAGTTCTTATGAGGGGGTGACCACATGAGCTCTTCTCCCTTGCTGGAAAGTTAATGAACTCAATCACGTGCAGGTCCCCCAGTAAATACAGCTGCTCAAAGTTTAAGAATGTATTCCACAATAGCCCtccaacacatacacatgcacacaacatacttatgccaaaaaaaaaaaaaaaaaaaagagagagagagagagaatgactgagccaggcatggtggttcatgcctgtaaccctcacactttggaggcagaagcatGAAGATCTCCTTGAGTTTTCCAGCCTGGTtatcatagtgaatcccagaccAGGCAAGGATGCTAAATGAGACctgatctcaaaataaataaataaataataaatcaaatgaaCAAACATAACGACTACTAAGTAAGAAGTCCAAAACTTCTGGCTTTGGTCCAGTGCAATATGTGATTATAAATAATCCACTTCTTTGTTAATTGAACATTAAATTTTGGTTTGAGCATTGTCCATTCCTCCTGGACATTCTCCAATATACAAAAATAGTTATAATGCCTTTTATGTAAATATCAGTTCATATGGAAATTATTCTGAGTTTAATTTACTTTTCCCAcaatatgcttttcttttctccatataataggacaagaaaaaaaaaacacccaaaagaaCATGGGCTTTTTAAGACTAATATATGTCATCCTCCTGTTTTTTGGAGTCAAAGTACACAGCCAATATGAAACTTATCAATGGGATGAAGATTATGACCAAGAGCCAAATGAGGATTATGAACCAGAATTCCCATTTCATCAAAATATTGAATATGGAGTTCCCTTTTATCAGCATAGTATAGGCTGTGCCAGTGAATGCTTCTGCCCAGCTAACTTTCCAACATCAATGTACTGTGACAATCGCAAACTGAAGACTATCCCAAATATTCCAATGCACATTCGGCAACTCAACCTTCAGTTCAATGAAATTGAGGCTGTGACCATAGACCCATTCATCAATGCAACTCAACTCCAAGAAATTAACCTCAGCCACAACAAAATTAAATCTCAAAAGATTGATTATGGTGTGTTTGCTAAGCTTCCAAATTTACTACAACTTCATCTACAGCATAACAATTTAGAAGAATTTCCAGTTCCTCTTCCTGGATCACTGGAAAGACTCCTTCTTGGCTATAATAAAATCTCCACACTGCAGACAAATGCTATGGATGGGCTGGCAAATTTGACTATGCTTGACCTCTGCTATAATCATCTCCATGATTCTACATTAAAAGAAGAGAACCTTTCCAAAATGGAAAAACTAATGCAGCTCAACCTATGCAATAACAGGTtagaatcaatgcctcctgggtTGCCTCCTTCACTTATGTATCTATCTTTAGAAAATAATTCCATTTCTTCTATACCAGACAATTACTTTGACAAGCTTCCAAAACTTCATGCTCTAAGAATGTCACACAACAAACTGAAAGACATCCCATATGGCATTTTTAACCTTTCCAACCTTGTAGAGCTCAATGTTGGACACAACAAACTAAAGAAAGCATTCTACATTCCAAGAAATTTGGAACACCTATACCTTCaagataatgaaatagaaagtaaGTTAAATTCCATTATTTTAAGAGAGCAGAATGTGGACTCTTTAAATAATGAATAGTTAATAATTAATCTTTGCATATTGCTAAGCAGGGTTGTTTTGAAGTTGGCTAGGGCAACTATGGGCCCAGGGAAGAGGCATACCACTAAGTTTATAGTGTTCTATTCAGTTTGTCACCTTGAATATTGTGAAACAAAATCGGAGAATATCTGAAGAAATATGAACATCCTGAGTAGTGAGGCCATGGGTGGCTTCAcgtcttcttccttttctttgagaTGGTAGCTACTAAGAATTTATTACTTAAAAAATCAGCAAAGccgacaggcatggtggcgcacgcctttaatcacagaactcaggaggcagaggtaggaggattgccatgagttcaaggccaccttgagactacatagtgaattccaggtcagcctgggccagagtgagaccctaccacgaaaaaaacaaaaacaaacaaaaaatcagcacAGCCAACAAACccatatttattttggctaaatACAACTCATTTATAGTTTCACTTCCTTCATTTTATAGTTTCATtagtataaaaataattaaacctAGCTCCACTTGTAAAATTGTGTCCCTTATAACATAAAACTCAACAAAGAAGTATGGCTATCCTGCAggaataatatttaatttatatttttcagaCATCAATGTGACACTGATATGTCCTTCTATTGACCCACTACATCATCACCACTTAACGTACCTCCGTGTCGACCAAAACAAGCTGAAAGAACCAATAAGTTCATTTATCTTCTTCTGCTTTCCTCGCATACACAGTATTTATTATGGGGAACAAAAGAGCACTGATGGTCAAACAATACAACTAAAGACCCAAGTGTTTAGGAGATTTGatgacgatgatgatgatgatgatggggaTGATGAAGACAACACACTTGAGGGCCAAGAACAAGAAGTAGCAGAAGGGCACTTCTATCCTCAATATTATGGAGTTCAAGAATGGCAAGAAACTATATAGGGTTACATTTATAGCTTCATAAAACCTTACTCAGTATAAGTATAAAATCATACTGCTCAAAGCAATATATCTAGAATTACATATCTGTATAAGATCAGGGTTACTTTTAAGTTGTTGATGACAATGGCCTCATCTAGACTATCCTAAAAATGATATgtgttatacatacatatataaatatatatgtatacatatatacgtatatacatatatacacacacacatatataaaatgtaagcTGGAATGACAAATGGGAATAAAATCCAGGCTCTAACAGTTTTGTAAActttaaatttagaaatattatGTTGAAAAACTGAACCAAGTAGAACATGTTTAATCAGGGAAATTGATCTAGGGATGATGAGGGAAGTAGTACTAGCAATGCAGACCCAGAGCTGTGGCCTTTCAATCCATCAATGACTGGATAACAGGAAGGCACATTAACATAACAAGGGGCTTTTGATTTAAGAAACAATTCTTCTGTGACTGTCCCTATAGAGCTGCATTCCTCCTTGTACTTATGAAATCATCACTATGACAACTCTTTCCTGGTTCAGGACTCAAGATAATTTTGATTTTCAAGAGGCCTTTATACAAAGAATTCTAGATGTATAgatccatgaaaaaaaaagttctagttTTTCTAAGCACCAATGCAAAAAACAAACCTTAATAAATTATAAACTCTGTATCTGGATAGTTAAAATATACTAAGTTTTTTCAGtagaatttattattttaggAAATTTCAACAACTATCCaaagcaatttttattttactatgttCTATTTTTAACTGGGATAAACATTTTTGTAGTAAATTAGAGAAAGTTTAGCTACATAAAGATTTCCTAATAACTGCTCTGTTCACAGTTAATGTTggtaaacctttttcttttctaccaTAATTAGagtcatactctttttttttttttctttttgtttgtttgttttttttgaggtagggtctcactgtagcccaggctgacctggaattcactatgtagtctcagactggccttgaacttatggcaatcctcctacctctacctcctgagtgctgggattaaaggcacgtgtcaccacgcctggcactacAGTCATATTCTTAATGGCCAGTGTTTATTTACATAGTTCTAAAGTTGAACATAGTTGCTTTAAAATTTGTAGAGTAGGCAGGTTTTAACACCTTTTCTAAAACTTCAAGTGTCACTTATACTCTTCAGTCTCCCATCTTGAAGTATTTTAAGTATACCTTATAATGAAGTATCCGACTGCAGTGGTGGATTCTGAATTTGCAAGGCAAATGCTTGAGAGAATTCTGGAGACAAGGATAATACAAATCTGGGGCTACCAATGCAGAGAGCACCAAAATGTACAATTGGTAAAACCCAGATGGATACAATTATAATTTGGAAGATGGTTCTTTACATCTCTGGGTAGGTTATGAACATCAGAAGAAGCAGAACACTCACTGTTTATTCAAAGGCATGGCCATAATGCACAATAAACACAAAACTCCATTCACTTAACCAACCCCATGGCGTTGTTTAGTGCCAAGGGCTTAGCACTGAGAGATCATGCGATGGTGAGCAATGTCCAACTGTTACACCAGTAGTGAAGCCCAAGAAGAAAGTAAGAATAAAATGCTGGTGATATGAGCAAGGCATAACTtcaacacatacaaaaaaacTCAAGCCATCTCCCTTCtcctgaaactttaaaaaaagattagaaattcaaatatttattatgacCTAATATGGAAAATATGGTAGGTGTTTGACATAAGAAAGATCCGACCATTTCTAATCTAAAGCAATTTAAACTTTGATAAAgtgtcattagggaaatgcaaatcaaaaccacagtgagatgTCACTTCTTGCTTACCACAATAGCTagactcaaaaaacaaataataagtaTTAGtgagattaaaaaagaaattgttgggctggagagatggcttagcggttaagcacttgcctgtgaagcctaaggaccccggttcgaggctcggttccccaggacccacgttagccagaagcacaaggggcgcacacatctggagttcgtttgcagtggctggaggccttggcacgcccgttctcaatctctctctctctctctctctctctctgtcactctcaaataaataaataaaaagtggacaaaaaaaatatttaaaaaaaaagaaaagaaattggtgACCCTATACACCGTGGATAGAAGTGTAAAATGGCACAGCAAGAGTTAAGCATAAATCAGCATTTCTACTCCCAAGTACATGTCCAAGAGAATTAAATATGTGTGCACCAAAATTTGCTCATTAAAGTCCTTATCAGTATTGTCCATAAGAGTCAACAAAAGGAAACCAATAGTCAAGTGTGGAGGCATACGCCTGTGATCTCAGTAAttgagaggtagaagcaggaggatcaggagttgaaggtcatccttggctatatagcaagttcaagaccagcttgggttacataagaccatgtttccaaaaaaaaaaatacaaaataacaacTTAATAAATGAGGCAGTGACAGTTAATGAGGGCAGGTTTTCTTTTAGGGGGTGATTAAAATTTCCAAATTATTGTAGTGATGGTTAAAGAGAAACCTGAAAATACTAAAAACTGTTGAATTTACACGCTTTAAAAGGGTAAGCTGTTCTGAATGTGAATTCACTCACAACAGACAATATTTAATTCAAACAACTTGCTGTAaataaagcagaaacaaaatgCTGACAAGGCATCAACAATGTTTAGCATGGCGTTGTGAATGCTGTAACTACCATTTCTGGCCAGGACCTGGTGAAGGAGCTGAGGCTTCAGGAAGAAGAGATACCAAGATATATGACAGAAAATTACTAGCAGACATAAATAGCGTACATTAATATAATGAAGTAATAATTACTTGCTCAAACTCTTGCAcagtttaaaaagtaataatccaATTTTAAGAATTCTTGGGATTCTCTCCTCTAAAACTGATAAAATGCACTTtcaacaatttttgttttttagcttcTCTAAGCCtcccttttccttatttttaaaggaagatggtcctcCTATGGTGGTTAATAAGTATAGAAACCTTATGTGAGTGGCAGATGTCTTTTAATCTGCAACTGTTCCTCAGCATACCTAGCCCGGCCGCCCGCACACAGGTCTGCATGCTACACACCCCAGGAGTCTGTGGTGGCTTTGTTGTATCAAAGGACACACAGAATGGAGTCAGCATCTCTCTGAGTTCCTTCCAACATTCTTCATAGAAAAGATTAGTACTAGCCAATTGTCTTCACTGAACATTTCATTAAGGTGCTTACATCCTTATGCTCTATGACCAAGGTAGTGTCACTATTGGATGGTCAGTTTTCCTAGGCACCCTTCCACATGGCTCATCACAGTGAGATTGGCGGCTTCCCGCTACCTCTCTTACAAGGCTGCTCTCCCACTCCACAGTGCAGCCAAACTCCTCCAGACTTGTTCAGACTACTCCCTCCAAAGGTGTATATGTAAATTGCATTAGAAAAATTCCTCCGACTCAAGGTTCAATGAGGAGACAGATTAGTAACCATTTCTTACTATTCAAAAAAGCATGGTGAACTCAAATCTGCCTAAGTATTACTAACTAATGATTaaatgcccttaatcccagcactagggaggccaggTAGGaggttgagggcagcctgagactacatagagaattccaggtcagcctgggttagagtgagaccctacctcaaaacaaaacaaaaattcagtaCTTTCTTCAAGTACACAAAGGTGGCATAGTTGCTTATATCAGAGGTAAGGGCTATACTAATTGGCTTGACATTTTTTAACAGGAGAGAAAACCATGAAAATATGCTTACTACCCAGGACATTAGTTATATAAGCAAAGAAGCTAAGTGGTTTGTTATAATGGATGAAATAATTCCAAATCACACCTTCTAAGCTTAAGCTTGATATATGTTTAGCTCTTAGAAATGAATTCAAAGATCCTTCATAAAGATGCCCACAATAACATCAGTTGAGAATAGTCTTCCTGTGTTTAAATAGTACCTAAAACATTACACATacattttcactttatttctcAGTTCTGGGACCACTAAACTAAAATGCAGATGTATGCATATCACATGACATACTTATCCAGCTCCACAGGGGGAGAAATGTAGAAAAAATAAACCTTGTCTCCTATGTTCCTTTTGTGTTGTAAAGAATTGATGAGTCCCCGAGGATGGCTGAACTGAAGCCCTGGCTTCCTGACTCCAaatccatttttttccctttatcttGGAAAGAGCAGCTGGAAACAAAATCAAATCATAACACTTAAAAACTCAAAGTTCTTTATATGCTCCAGTTTCCCAATAAATACACATATGCCTAGTTACAAGATAACTATATTAGGTATAACCAGGTTCAGTTACAAATAACACATCAGCTACATATCTTTAATTACTTTATATAAGTAGTTTGTGAATCTATTAAACAAAGATACATGCACTAAAAGAAAAACTCAACTCATAAATAAGATACATTTTTAGCACAAACTTTTCCTTGTGTTAAGTCATAGTTGCCCTCCTTTTAATTTTCACCCTTTGGATTGTAAAATACCTAAGTTAACATTTCTTTCATGTGAACAAAGAACGAGTGTTAAGCATAAGATTTAAGATAAAGTTTCAAATCAGGCTTTCTACAAAATCCTAGAATATTGGATTTTAAAAGGTTTGAGTATCTAGTAACTGGTTTTGTCCTTGAAAACTGATATCtggctatagatttttttttcttgggtttTACAACTGTGGGTGCTACTACTGGCATCTAGTGGGTAGAGACCAGAGATAAAATATTCAGTGAACCCAACAGCCCCAGAGTCAAGCATCGGCAGGTACAAAATGTTAAGAAACTATAATAACTTGGCGAGAGTTCAAccgagaaagaaacagaagaaccCCTCCAGGTTCAAGGTAATGTTAGTGACACAATCAAAGCTAGAACCTAGTAAGTGTTCTGACGCCTAGACCATACTATTTCACATGGAGCCACAATGAAGCTGAAGATGGGGACTCTGCTTCACAGTCTTTGTAGTTATTAGGGCTTCTAAAcatagaagacaaaaaaaaaaaaaaaaaaacccaaaaacaaacaaaactcttcCCAGAACACACTGCCTCTAAAactcatttcctttttattttgagacaggttctcatatgCCCCTGGCTAGCCACAAATTTGCTGTAGAGCAAAGGATGATTTTGTAATTCTCATACATAAATAtacgatgtgtgtgtgtgtgtgtgtgtgtgtgtgtgtgtgtatgtatgtatatatgtgtatttcaatttttcaaatctatttacttgagagtgagagagagatactgagcttgggcatgccagggccttcagccactgcaaacgaattccagacgcatgtgcccccttatgcatccaGCTGATGGGGGTCCTttgctttacaggaaagtgccttaatcactaaggcattTCTGCAGCCCGAAATCATCAAGTTTCTACCTCCATCtactaagtactgggattacaagtgtgtgccactatgcccagtttacatggtactggggatggaacctagggctcCATGTATGCTAGGCAGACCCTCTATTAACTAAGCTTCCTTGTCAACCATAACGATCATTTCCATTTAACACATTTTTGGTTGTCTTTTGCTAAGTAACAATTAGGAGAAAgatccacagatgagtgaggcACATTCCAAGATATAATAATACCATAAGGCACAAAGGATAATGAAACAGGGTCACTTAAAGgattcctgttgcagtcagctttgcattactggtagaaatcatccgACCAACAGGagcacgtgggggggggggaaagtggtttattttggcttacatgctcaaggggacgctccacgatggcagggaaaacaatggcatgagcagagggtggacatcaccccctggccagcataaggtggaccatagcaacaggacagtgtgccagcAAGGGGACAccggctataacactcataagcctaccccaccaatatactccctccaggaggcattaattcccaaatctccatccgctgggaacctagcattcagaacacctaagtttatgggggacacctgaatcaaaccaccacattccaccactggccaccataaactgataaccattcatgatgtaaaatgcaatgcattcagtccaattttaaatgtccccatagtttttaatcaattccagtgatgttcatacaaccccatagtccaagatcttttaactgagccataataccaaaaaaaaaaaaaaaaaaccctcgaaaaacccataatagcacagaataaacattcacactccaAAAGATGGAACTGAGCATAGTAAAGAAATTCTCaagaaatacatgatttaaacagggaaaacaccaagctccgtagtttcaagtccaacaactctagccagtgacaagtctctaattctaaacaacacatctctggagttccaattccacccctccagctaggctactcacagtcctggaaaacttcatccggggctggcagctgtcctcagcagcatctccactgggtctccactgcaacccacagtttatcctcatggccctctcaattgcagctgaatgggcaacagttcacccaaagatttttctttctgtgccatatccctctggtcacaccagttcatttctacacagagcaaccctgcacaacttctcaggacatgggcataacggcaagcttctcacacaaactgctagcccactcCAAGCAAAgtgctttctcactctcaaaagccaaacctcacagtccatagtttttactgcattcaggtctttcaactctgaccagaatagtccatcaagctgtacttagagcactgcaaggcatctcttaggctaaggtttcaaatcctcccacattcctcttgaaaatcaactctaaaaggccaaagcagCAGccctactccttggtaccactttactgttgcagtcaggttcacattactggtagaaatcaccagaccaagaacagcttgtgggaaaaatagaggtctattttggcttcaggttcaaggggatgctccacgatggcagggaaaacaatggcatgagtggagggtggacatcatccc includes:
- the Omd gene encoding osteomodulin; translation: MGFLRLIYVILLFFGVKVHSQYETYQWDEDYDQEPNEDYEPEFPFHQNIEYGVPFYQHSIGCASECFCPANFPTSMYCDNRKLKTIPNIPMHIRQLNLQFNEIEAVTIDPFINATQLQEINLSHNKIKSQKIDYGVFAKLPNLLQLHLQHNNLEEFPVPLPGSLERLLLGYNKISTLQTNAMDGLANLTMLDLCYNHLHDSTLKEENLSKMEKLMQLNLCNNRLESMPPGLPPSLMYLSLENNSISSIPDNYFDKLPKLHALRMSHNKLKDIPYGIFNLSNLVELNVGHNKLKKAFYIPRNLEHLYLQDNEIENINVTLICPSIDPLHHHHLTYLRVDQNKLKEPISSFIFFCFPRIHSIYYGEQKSTDGQTIQLKTQVFRRFDDDDDDDDGDDEDNTLEGQEQEVAEGHFYPQYYGVQEWQETI